In Maylandia zebra isolate NMK-2024a linkage group LG12, Mzebra_GT3a, whole genome shotgun sequence, a single genomic region encodes these proteins:
- the dok2 gene encoding docking protein 2 isoform X2 has translation MEGCPKDTGSFLVETTEKIYVFAADRNHLDDWTHKLCEIAFPMSWTDTGVKRGSLQRGTRVEEDEGMEDNSLYSGRETVRDFRVSIRRTEASDRCRLKGDGVLRAGMDALHLLDKGGDIVYTWPYRYLRRFGRDKATFSFEAGRRCDSGEGNFEFDTKQGNVLFQAVEAAINLQKVAPPHRQTSGGGQASPDTTQSFSLPPPPHSLPLAQSRTMPQSRSQMPPAAQAADDVYSMVSEPPNLQMIHHIDKESCNASQQQQQRPQMCRLEPPVDKTLTGVKSLNLDSRLPAPRKNQVKMISSCPLPNASPDSSPNLNTGPAPGSVPNPRLSPKPSAKPEQTYSQITMSTERGTKREKRSANVAAPCTGSEADYSLPFDTIAKNVMTDILNSHRTDSGHAGADPLYDSIDEMKIRNVFTSDGDTVKTLDHIYDEPEGFAAAAAKGQKSTLSTSVYDDPEEMRGDAWRIMGTAADPKGHEYPYNPRVDDYAVPKQAQRAFPKSQSSNEEAEEEAEEEAEEEADEESEEPGLREELREQRQDSPYNNVMVKMA, from the exons ATGGAGGGATGTCCCAAAGACACCGGGTCCTTCCTGGTGGAGACCACGGAGAAGATCTACGTGTTCGCCGCCGACAGGAACCATCTGGATGACTGGACACACAAGCTGTGTGAAATCGCCTTCCCt ATGAGCTGGACGGATACGGGCGTGAAGCGAGGCAGCCTGCAGAGAGGAACCAGGGTGGAAGAAGACGAAGGAATGGAAGACAACTCGCTGTACAGCGGCAGAGAGACAG tGCGTGACTTCAGGGTGTCCATTCGGAGGACGGAGGCGTCTGATCGCTGCAGGCTGAAGGGGGACGGCGTCCTGCGAGCTGGCATGGACGCTCTGCACCTGCTGGACAAGGGAGGGGACATCGTGTACACCTGGCCGTACAGATACCTGCGGCGCTTTGGGCGCGACAAG GCCACTTTCTCCTTCGAGGCGGGTCGGCGCTGCGACTCCGGCGAAGGGAACTTTGAGTTCGACACCAAACAGGGGAACGTCCTTTTCCAGGCCGTGGAAGCCGCCATCAACCTGCAGAAGGTCGCCCCTCCCCACAGACAGACCTCCGGGGGGGGCCAGGCGAGTCCAGACACCACCCAGAGCTTCAGCTTGCCCCCCCCACCGCACAGCCTGCCGCTGGCCCAGAGCAGGACGATGCCTCAGTCCCGCAGCCAGATGCCCCCGGCCGCTCAG GCAGCGGACGACGTGTACAGCATGGTGAGCGAGCCGCCGAACCTCCAGATGATTCATCACATCGACAAAGAGAGCTGCAACGCctcacagcaacagcagcagcgccCCCAGATG TGTCGTCTCGAGCCTCCGGTGGATAAAACTCTGACCGGAGTGAAGAGTTTGAACCTGGACTCTCGCCTCCCCGCCCCTCGAAAGAATCAGGTCAAGATGATCTCCAGCTGCCCCCTGCCCAACGCCAGCCCCGACTCCAGCCCTAATCTGAACACTGGCCCCGCCCCCGGctcggtccccaacccccgccTCAGCCCCAAGCCGAGCGCCAAGCCGGAGCAGACGTACTCGCAGATCACCATGTCGACCGAGAGAGGCACCAAGAGGGAGAAGAGGAGCGCCAACGTGGCAGCGCCCTGCACCGGCAGCGAGGCAGACTACTCGCTGCCCTTCGACACCATCGCCAAGAACGTCATGACCGACATCCTGAACTCTCACCGTACAGACAGCGGCCATGCGGGCGCCGACCCGCTGTACGACAGCATTGACGAGATGAAGATCAGGAACGTCTTCACGAGCGACGGTGACACCGTCAAGACGTTGGACCACATCTATGACGAGCCCGAAGGCTTCGCTGCCGCCGCCGCCAAAGGACAGAAATCCACCCTCTCCACCTCGGTGTACGACGACCCCGAGGAGATGAGAGGAGATGCCTGGAGGATTATGGGTACAGCTGCTGACCCCAAAGGTCACGAGTACCCGTATAACCCCCGAGTCGATGACTACGCCGTGCCCAAACAAGCCCAGAGGGCATTTCCCAAATCACAAAGCAGCAacgaagaagcagaagaagaagcagaagaagaagcagaagaagaagcggACGAGGAGAGTGAGGAGCCTGGATTAAGGGAGGAGCTTAGAGAGCAGCGCCAGGATTCGCCGTACAACAACGTGATGGTGAAAATGGCGTAG
- the dok2 gene encoding docking protein 2 isoform X1, which translates to MEEDIRKQGVLYLQQQRFGKKWKRVWCVLYRESSCSISRLEFYECKDGGNAEKNDKTLRKQQEHKKVIRLADCIRVTEVEMEGCPKDTGSFLVETTEKIYVFAADRNHLDDWTHKLCEIAFPMSWTDTGVKRGSLQRGTRVEEDEGMEDNSLYSGRETVRDFRVSIRRTEASDRCRLKGDGVLRAGMDALHLLDKGGDIVYTWPYRYLRRFGRDKATFSFEAGRRCDSGEGNFEFDTKQGNVLFQAVEAAINLQKVAPPHRQTSGGGQASPDTTQSFSLPPPPHSLPLAQSRTMPQSRSQMPPAAQAADDVYSMVSEPPNLQMIHHIDKESCNASQQQQQRPQMCRLEPPVDKTLTGVKSLNLDSRLPAPRKNQVKMISSCPLPNASPDSSPNLNTGPAPGSVPNPRLSPKPSAKPEQTYSQITMSTERGTKREKRSANVAAPCTGSEADYSLPFDTIAKNVMTDILNSHRTDSGHAGADPLYDSIDEMKIRNVFTSDGDTVKTLDHIYDEPEGFAAAAAKGQKSTLSTSVYDDPEEMRGDAWRIMGTAADPKGHEYPYNPRVDDYAVPKQAQRAFPKSQSSNEEAEEEAEEEAEEEADEESEEPGLREELREQRQDSPYNNVMVKMA; encoded by the exons ATGGAGGAGGACATCAGGAAGCAGGGGGTGCTGTACCTCCAACAGCAGAGGTTTGGAAAG AAGTGGAAGCGGGTGTGGTGCGTGCTGTACAGAGAAAGCTCCTGCTCCATCTCCAGGCTGGAGTTCTACGAGTGCAAAGACGGAGGCAACGCCGAGAAGAATGACAAAACCCTGCGCAAGCAGCAGGAGCACAAGAAG GTGATCCGTCTGGCGGACTGTATCCGGGTGACGGAGGTGGAGATGGAGGGATGTCCCAAAGACACCGGGTCCTTCCTGGTGGAGACCACGGAGAAGATCTACGTGTTCGCCGCCGACAGGAACCATCTGGATGACTGGACACACAAGCTGTGTGAAATCGCCTTCCCt ATGAGCTGGACGGATACGGGCGTGAAGCGAGGCAGCCTGCAGAGAGGAACCAGGGTGGAAGAAGACGAAGGAATGGAAGACAACTCGCTGTACAGCGGCAGAGAGACAG tGCGTGACTTCAGGGTGTCCATTCGGAGGACGGAGGCGTCTGATCGCTGCAGGCTGAAGGGGGACGGCGTCCTGCGAGCTGGCATGGACGCTCTGCACCTGCTGGACAAGGGAGGGGACATCGTGTACACCTGGCCGTACAGATACCTGCGGCGCTTTGGGCGCGACAAG GCCACTTTCTCCTTCGAGGCGGGTCGGCGCTGCGACTCCGGCGAAGGGAACTTTGAGTTCGACACCAAACAGGGGAACGTCCTTTTCCAGGCCGTGGAAGCCGCCATCAACCTGCAGAAGGTCGCCCCTCCCCACAGACAGACCTCCGGGGGGGGCCAGGCGAGTCCAGACACCACCCAGAGCTTCAGCTTGCCCCCCCCACCGCACAGCCTGCCGCTGGCCCAGAGCAGGACGATGCCTCAGTCCCGCAGCCAGATGCCCCCGGCCGCTCAG GCAGCGGACGACGTGTACAGCATGGTGAGCGAGCCGCCGAACCTCCAGATGATTCATCACATCGACAAAGAGAGCTGCAACGCctcacagcaacagcagcagcgccCCCAGATG TGTCGTCTCGAGCCTCCGGTGGATAAAACTCTGACCGGAGTGAAGAGTTTGAACCTGGACTCTCGCCTCCCCGCCCCTCGAAAGAATCAGGTCAAGATGATCTCCAGCTGCCCCCTGCCCAACGCCAGCCCCGACTCCAGCCCTAATCTGAACACTGGCCCCGCCCCCGGctcggtccccaacccccgccTCAGCCCCAAGCCGAGCGCCAAGCCGGAGCAGACGTACTCGCAGATCACCATGTCGACCGAGAGAGGCACCAAGAGGGAGAAGAGGAGCGCCAACGTGGCAGCGCCCTGCACCGGCAGCGAGGCAGACTACTCGCTGCCCTTCGACACCATCGCCAAGAACGTCATGACCGACATCCTGAACTCTCACCGTACAGACAGCGGCCATGCGGGCGCCGACCCGCTGTACGACAGCATTGACGAGATGAAGATCAGGAACGTCTTCACGAGCGACGGTGACACCGTCAAGACGTTGGACCACATCTATGACGAGCCCGAAGGCTTCGCTGCCGCCGCCGCCAAAGGACAGAAATCCACCCTCTCCACCTCGGTGTACGACGACCCCGAGGAGATGAGAGGAGATGCCTGGAGGATTATGGGTACAGCTGCTGACCCCAAAGGTCACGAGTACCCGTATAACCCCCGAGTCGATGACTACGCCGTGCCCAAACAAGCCCAGAGGGCATTTCCCAAATCACAAAGCAGCAacgaagaagcagaagaagaagcagaagaagaagcagaagaagaagcggACGAGGAGAGTGAGGAGCCTGGATTAAGGGAGGAGCTTAGAGAGCAGCGCCAGGATTCGCCGTACAACAACGTGATGGTGAAAATGGCGTAG